In Nicotiana tabacum cultivar K326 chromosome 19, ASM71507v2, whole genome shotgun sequence, one DNA window encodes the following:
- the LOC107760592 gene encoding BTB/POZ domain-containing protein At3g05675: MTVGGGGSAGGVTSGKKRQRVGSNSRLSSTIGIIDSSRPDNTLTERSQKPPGIRRTSSHTVIPSSSTAAAAAAAASGGFNDSSSADVVLRLFVDQLPLFDTDDSESISAVDSDQSDVQIYLHSDILRRCKYFAALLSDRWQKESNDVVDSGNSSRTFRLNLGVPSTPGSIDHHLTVLQLLYTNDFSTTINTVSIALCLLPVALELIFEDCIKACVRFLEAVPWTEDEERKILNFAPFLGKEESQELLARVSTDKNNSSEEMLHGLILSALHNHPNMAFAKAFVAKLLRDFSSKEAAKRVLDRAFMSSLKIVKESLEDYSSPDFRGDHNETEAIQRLNLHTAMTNGRHLLWLLERMIELRVADAAVQEWSNQASFTADLLRALRDDAWRNIVPGLPAVVLRCTCKLANAVATGTILATRQVRMKLVKDWLPVLILCKDNVTPMMPSHKTVYVELEDTFLRIISTLTLPDAQELLQQCLSFSTRNVDDCPHLVGAFTTWFRRANRSPHVDNLDM; encoded by the exons ATGACGGTAGGCGGTGGTGGTAGTGCCGGCGGAGTCACCTCCGGCAAAAAACGACAACGTGTAGGTAGCAATAGCCGACTTTCCTcaactattggaatcatcgacTCTTCACGTCCGGATAATACCCTAACAGAACGCTCTCAGAAGCCGCCAGGTATTCGCCGGACATCTTCTCACACCGTTATTCCATCGTCTTCGACCGCCGCCGCTGCTGCAGCTGCTGCTAGCGGCGGATTCAACGACTCATCTTCGGCTGACGTCGTGCTTCGCCTCTTCGTCGATCAATTGCCGCTGTTCGATACCGACGACTCCGAATCAATATCAGCCGTTGATTCTGATCAATCCGATGTCCAGATCTATCTCCACTCCGATATTCTCCGGCGCTGTAAGTACTTCGCTGCTCTTTTATCTGATCGCTGGCAAAAggaatcaaacgacgtcgttgatTCAGGAAACTCTTCTAGAACCTTCCGGCTTAATCTCGGCGTTCCGTCTACTCCTGGATCAATCGATCATCATTTAACTGTTCTGCAGCTCCTATACACCAATGACTTCTCCACAACTATCAATACTGTTTCAATAGCTTTGTGTTTACTTCCGGTGGCTTTGGAACTAATATTCGAGGATTGCATCAAGGCTTGTGTCAGGTTCCTTGAAGCCGTACCATGGACcgaagatgaagaaaggaaaATACTCAATTTTGCTCCGTTTTTAGGCAAGGAGGAATCTCAAGAGCTTCTCGCTAGGGTTTCAACTGATAAGAACAATTCGTCTGAAGAAATGCTTCATGGATTAATATTATCGGCACTTCATAACCATCCAAACATGGCATTTGCTAAGGCATTCGTAGCTAAACTTTTGAGGGATTTTTCATCCAAAGAGGCAGCAAAGAGAGTGTTGGACCGTGCCTTTATGAGTAGCTTGAAGATCGTGAAGGAGTCATTGGAGGATTATTCGAGTCCTGATTTTAGAGGTGATCATAATGAGACTGAGGCAATTCAGAGGTTGAATTTGCATACTGCGATGACGAATGGGAGGCATTTGCTGTGGTTGCTGGAGAGGATGATTGAACTGAGAGTGGCTGATGCAGCTGTACAAGAGTGGAGCAATCAGGCCTCGTTTACTGCTGATTTGCTGAGGGCTCTCCGTGATGATGCATGGAGGAATATCGTACCTGGGCTCCCTGCAGTTGTGCTTCGATGCACTTGCAAGCTTGCTAATGCAGTCGCCACAGGAACTATCTTGGCTACTAGACAG GTGAGAATGAAGCTTGTGAAAGATTGGCTTCCAGTGTTGATTTTGTGCAAAGACAATGTAACACCTATGATGCCAAGTCACAAAACAGTATATGTGGAGCTGGAAGATACGTTTTTGAGGATTATATCCACACTTACCTTGCCTGATGCCCAGGAGTTATTGCAGCAGTGTCTCAGCTTTTCAACTAGGAATGTTGATGACTGTCCCCACTTGGTCGGTGCATTTACTACCTGGTTCCGACGAGCAAATAGATCCCCCCATGTAGACAATCTTGATATGTGA
- the LOC107760591 gene encoding uncharacterized protein At1g01500, translating to MENSHENGNGVMAENGHSLMRHSTYQSGFKLSLQWLDLRVFYIRITKCELDDLTAEYLTVNYVPLKRDTLLEVNGARTGIYSDGVSTVLRRDRFDKKSEEVTFVSTDSISMTGSVKYEVFDRDVLVLSGSLNLCDSNGFLSESENHGQSWNINCEMDVFAGSSLQKGNQHTATDLASPIIEVYIAGCFSGKPIILTTALQLGHRRKQLRPGMLESIPEYEATESQYRASSSHAMQVTDHAKPKQEYDEYNNLYSRMEYIEGEDGELSWFNAGVRVGVGIGLSICVGIGIGAGLLARTYQGTTRNFRRRLL from the exons ATGGAGAATTCACATGAGAATGGAAATGGAGTGATGGCTGAAAATGGCCACAGCCTTATGAGGCACTCTACTTATCAGTCTGGATTTAAGCTATCTTTACAGTGGTTAGATTTGAGAGTTTTTTACATTAGAATTACCAAATGTGAGCTTGATGATTTGACCGCTGAGTACCTAACAGTGAACTATGTTCCACTGAAACGCGACACCCTTTTGGAAGTGAATGGTGCGCGGACTGGAATTTATTCGGATGGTGTATCCACTGTACTTAGAAGAGATAGGTTTGATAAGAAATCCGAGGAGGTTACTTTTGTTAGTACAGATAGTATAAGTATGACAGGAAGTGTGAAATATGAGGTTTTCGATAGGGATGTTCTTGTGTTGTCTGGTTCATTAAACTTATGCGATAGCAATGGATTTTTAAGTGAATCTGAAAATCATGGACAATCTTGGAACATCAATTGTGAAATGGATGTGTTTGCTGGCTCTAGCTTGCAAAAAGGAAACCAACACACGGCCACGGATTTGGCTTCTCCTATAATTGAAGTTTATATAGCTGGTTGTTTCTCAGGGAAACCAATTATACTAACAACGGCCCTGCAACTCGGCCATCGTAGGAAGCAACTAAGGCCGGGAATGTTGGAATCAATACCAGAATATGAGGCAACTGAAAGCCAGTACCGTGCTTCCTCTTCACATGCAATGCAG GTTACCGATCATGCGAAACCCAAACAGGAGTATGATGAATATAACAACCTTTACTCTAGGATGGAATACATAGAAGGTGAAGATGGGGAACTATCCTGGTTCAATGCTGGTGTAAGAGTAGGTGTTGGAATTGGCCTCAGTATCTGTGTTGGAATCGGTATAGGAGCGGGACTACTTGCTCGTACTTATCAAGGAACCACCAGAAACTTCAGAAGGCGTCTACTTTGA